DNA from Elaeis guineensis isolate ETL-2024a chromosome 2, EG11, whole genome shotgun sequence:
ctcaaaataaagATTTTTCATGAGTAGGATTGGAATTGAATTCGGACTGATCCAATCATTTATTTTTCGGATCAGACTCGGCCTTACTTTTGATCTGGCCTGGATCCGGCCCGGGCTCGAGCCCGAATTTCGGCCCGAATTCTGGCCCGGGCCCAAGCCCAAATTCCAGCCCGGACTCGATGCCGATGAATGGATCCTCACCTCCACCTTGTCTCCGTCGGAGAAGGGCGAGGAAGCTGAGGATGCGGTCCCATAGAGAGAGGCTGAGCTTTTTGTAGACGACGATGCGGTCGACGAAGGTTGAGGGGTTGTCCATCTTCCAGCAACACGCCGGGTGGACCTCTCTGTGATGCTCGTATTCGGTGATGGTGGTGCGATGGGCGGCATCGTAGCATGAGGAGGAGAGGTAGTACATGGAGGGCTTTTGGCAGGGGTGGCGAGCCACGAGGCAGGTGTTGGAGTAGATGGTGTAGTTGGCACGGCGGTACTAGTTGAGGAAGGTGTATGCAGGCATCTCGATCTCTTGGGGGGACATGAACTCCTGCACCAGTTGGACGGCGAAGCCCCATCAGCGATGACTCCCCCCATCAGCGACGACGAAGACCTCTAGGTAAGCGGTGAGGAAGATCTGGAACTCGCGGTCGATGGCATCAGAGGCCTCGAGGAGGAGGAAAGGGACGGAGGAGGAGGCGAGGTTTGTTGCGGCAGGGAGGCCAATGCCGACGATGAGGTGGGTACTCACGGTGGAGATGTGGAGGGGGAGGAGGATGAGAGCGTGTGAGGGGAGAAAGGGGAGGATGCTCTGCTTTGCCTCCAGTCCTAGTCCCACCACTTGCTCTGGAACCTGGAAAAAGAGGCAGAGGGAAGATTTATAAATCTCCAGCACCAGGAGGTCAGACTACGGGCCACGAGAAGGCTCCATAGATCCCCACCGTTCCTTGATCGATTCCTCGTCAGAGATGCCTTACTAGCGGAGGAGGATGGGCTGCTGCTTCAGCAAAAAAGAGGCTTTTTCTGTGAGCAAGATAGCCTCCCTTATTCGCCAATGAAGAAGTCCTCCACCGACGGAGCCTGAGGTGCCTCAGGAGGAGACGGTGAAGGAGGTGCTCTCGGAGATGGCGAAGCCGAGGCCGAAGCCAAGGGAGgaagcggaggaggaggaggaggggatcGTGAGGTGTTTGAAGGTGGGTCCAAGCCTTAACTCCATCAACGGCAGCTACAATGAGAGGTTTGGGGAGAACTCCGAGGTTTGCAGCATGAGCGAGGGCTTCTCCATCTCAACAACGGTGACGAAGAAAAGAGGAGGGGAGGAGGGGGATGCGGTGGAGGG
Protein-coding regions in this window:
- the LOC105047542 gene encoding uncharacterized protein, with protein sequence MAKPRPKPREEAEEEEEGIVRCLKVGPSLNSINGSYNERFGENSEVCSMSEGFSISTTVTKKRGGEEGDAVEGETRRTREEKLPMRLQQKRFISDGIARNKERSIGITIGWRSGRASPLLVKRREGAVGQTYSAREGG